In the Sus scrofa isolate TJ Tabasco breed Duroc chromosome 6, Sscrofa11.1, whole genome shotgun sequence genome, one interval contains:
- the NASP gene encoding nuclear autoantigenic sperm protein isoform X1 → MAAESTATAAITTELVSADKIEEDAPAPSTSADKVESLDVDSEAKKLLGLGQKHLVMGDIPAAVNAFQEAASLLGKKYGETANECGEAFFFYGKSLLELARMENGVLGNALEGVHVEEEEGEKTEESSLVENNDNIDEEAREELREQVYDAMGEKEAKKTEDKSLVKLDMEDREQESEMQKSGREDMDISEPAEKLQDKVESTPDQFAETTEDVKGAAAEGLNEAEVTPARPEQEAPDAEEGKSFSGTDIQEEGREKGVSGEVIVSIEENPKEASEEQPVVTLEKQGAAVAIEAVKPVDLGGDEPKEQAAASENEPGKAGLEQLVGQELPPAEESPEVTTQAAEASAPEAGLEVSEEPGQEAPVLPKDGAVNGPSAAGDHTPTEPQTNAEAPPETPAGSGLEEKVGAEVVPSREETKPSVEEAEAAGVGVETEVAQGATEKSPEDKVKIAAYEETQDKEQMKEGEETEGSEEEDKENDKAEEIPSDSVLENKSLQENEEEEIGNLELAWDMLDLAKIIFKRQDTKEAQLYAAQAHLKLGEVSVESENYVQAVEEFQACLNLQEQYLEAHDRLLAETHYQLGLAYGYNSQYDEAVTQFSKSIEVIEKRMAVLNEQMKEAEGSPAEYEKEIEELKELLPEIKEKIEDAKESQRSGNVAELALKATLVESSTSGFTPSGGGSSVAMIASRKPADGASSSNCVTDISHLVRKKRKPEEESPRKDDAKKAKQEPEVNGGSGDAVSSGTEVSENMEAENQAESRAAVEGTVEAGATVESTAC, encoded by the exons TCTGGATGTGGATAGTGAAGCTAAGAAACTATTGGGTTTAGGACAGAAACATCTGGTGATGGGAGATATTCCAGCTGCTGTCAATGCCTTCCAAGAAGCAGCTAGTCTTCT AGGTAAGAAGTATGGTGAGACAGCTAATGAATGTGGAGAAGCCTTCTTTTTCTATGGGAAATCGCTTCTAGAATTGGCAAG GATGGAGAACGGTGTGTTGGGAAATGCCTTGGAAGGTGTGCatgtggaagaggaagaaggagaaaagaccGAGGAATCGTCTCTGGTAGAAAACAATGATAACATAGACG AGGAAGCAAGGGAAGAGTTGAGAGAACAGGTTTATGACGCCATGggagaaaaagaagccaaaaaaacagaagacaagtCACTGGTAAAGCTTGACATGGAGGATAGAGAACAGGAGTCTGAAATGCAGAAGAGTGGAAGAGAAGATATGGATATAAGTGAGCCTGCAGAGAAACTACAGGACAAAGTTGAGTCAACTCCAGATCAGTTCGCTGAAACCACTGAAGATGTCAAAGGAGCAGCTGCGGAAGGACTGAATGAAGCAGAAGTCACTCCTGCGAGGCCAGAACAGGAAGCACCAGATGCTGAGGAAGGAAAATCATTTTCTGGAACTGACATCCAAGAAGAGGGCAGAGAAAAGGGGGTTTCGGGAGAAGTAATTGTGAGCATAGAGGAGAATCCAAAAGAAGCTTCAGAAGAGCAGCCTGTTGTGACTCTAGAAAAGCAGGGCGCTGCAGTAGCGATAGAAGCAGTCAAGCCAGTGGATCTGGGTGGGGATGAGCCAAAGGAGCAGGCAGCTGCCTCTGAAAATGAGCCAGGAAAGGCTGGTCTTGAGCAGTTGGTAGGGCAAGAATTGCCTCCTGCTGAAGAGTCACCAGAGGTGACAACACAGGCTGCAGAGGCCTCAGCTCCAGAAGCTGGGTTAGAGGTCTCTGAGGAGCCTGGGCAGGAGGCCCCAGTTCTCCCCAAGGATGGTGCAGTCAATGGACCGTCAGCTGCAGGGGATCACACTCCCACTGAGCCGCAGACTAATGCAGAGGCTCCGCCGGAGACACCAGCTGGCTCGGGACTAGAGGAGAAGGTCGGGGCAGAGGTGGTTCCTAGCCGGGAGGAGACTAAGCCGTCTGTAGAAGAGGCGGAGGCAGCTGGAGTTGGGGTGGAGACTGAGGTAGCCCAGGGGGCTACTGAGAAATCCCCTGAAGACAAAGTTAAGATAGCTGCTTATGAAGAAACACAAGACAAGGAACAGATGAAAGAGGGTGAAG AAACCGAGGGCTCAGAAGAAgaggataaagaaaatgacaaggCTGAAGAAATACCAAGTGATTCGGTTCTTGAAAACAAG TCTCttcaagaaaatgaagaggaggaGATTGGAAACCTAGAGCTTGCCTGGGATATGCTGGATTTAgcaaagatcatttttaaaag aCAAGACACCAAAGAAGCTCAGCTTTATGCTGCACAGGCACATCTTAAACTTGGAGAAGTTAGTGTTGAATCTG AAAATTATGTCCAAGCTGTGGAGGAGTTTCAGGCTTGCCTAAACCTGCAGGAGCAGTACCTGGAAGCCCATGATCGACTGCTTGCAGAGACCCACTACCAGCTGGGCTTGGCCTATGGGTACAACTCTCAGTATGATGAAGCCGTGACACAGTTCAGCAAGTCTATTGAAGTCATTGAGAAGAGAATGG CTGTACTGAATGAGCAGATGAAGGAGGCCGAAGGATCACCTGCtgaatatgagaaagaaattgAGGAGCTGAAGGAGCTGCTCccagaaattaaagagaagataGAGGATGCAAAGGAGTCCCAGCGGAGCGGGAATGTAGCTGAACTGGCTCTGAAAGCAACTCTG GTGGAAAGCTCGACTTCGGGTTTTACTCCGAGCGGAGGAGGCTCTTCCGTCGCCATG ATTGCCAGCAGAAAGCCAGCTGATGGTGCTTCCTCATCAAACTGTGTGACTGATATTTCCCATCTTGTCAGAAAGAAG AGGAAACCAGAGGAAGAGAGCCCTCGGAAAGATGATGCAAAGAAAGCCAAACAAGAACCAGAGGTGAATGGAGGCAGCGGGGATGCTGTCTCCAGTGGAACCGAAGTTTCGGAAAACATGGAG GCTGAGAATCAGGCTGAGAGCCGGGCAGCAGTGGAGGGGACAGTGGAGGCCGGAGCCACAGTTGAGAGCACTGCGTGTTAA
- the NASP gene encoding nuclear autoantigenic sperm protein isoform X2, giving the protein MAAESTATAAITTELVSADKIEEDAPAPSTSADKVESLDVDSEAKKLLGLGQKHLVMGDIPAAVNAFQEAASLLGKKYGETANECGEAFFFYGKSLLELARMENGVLGNALEGVHVEEEEGEKTEESSLVENNDNIDETEGSEEEDKENDKAEEIPSDSVLENKSLQENEEEEIGNLELAWDMLDLAKIIFKRQDTKEAQLYAAQAHLKLGEVSVESENYVQAVEEFQACLNLQEQYLEAHDRLLAETHYQLGLAYGYNSQYDEAVTQFSKSIEVIEKRMAVLNEQMKEAEGSPAEYEKEIEELKELLPEIKEKIEDAKESQRSGNVAELALKATLVESSTSGFTPSGGGSSVAMIASRKPADGASSSNCVTDISHLVRKKRKPEEESPRKDDAKKAKQEPEVNGGSGDAVSSGTEVSENMEAENQAESRAAVEGTVEAGATVESTAC; this is encoded by the exons TCTGGATGTGGATAGTGAAGCTAAGAAACTATTGGGTTTAGGACAGAAACATCTGGTGATGGGAGATATTCCAGCTGCTGTCAATGCCTTCCAAGAAGCAGCTAGTCTTCT AGGTAAGAAGTATGGTGAGACAGCTAATGAATGTGGAGAAGCCTTCTTTTTCTATGGGAAATCGCTTCTAGAATTGGCAAG GATGGAGAACGGTGTGTTGGGAAATGCCTTGGAAGGTGTGCatgtggaagaggaagaaggagaaaagaccGAGGAATCGTCTCTGGTAGAAAACAATGATAACATAGACG AAACCGAGGGCTCAGAAGAAgaggataaagaaaatgacaaggCTGAAGAAATACCAAGTGATTCGGTTCTTGAAAACAAG TCTCttcaagaaaatgaagaggaggaGATTGGAAACCTAGAGCTTGCCTGGGATATGCTGGATTTAgcaaagatcatttttaaaag aCAAGACACCAAAGAAGCTCAGCTTTATGCTGCACAGGCACATCTTAAACTTGGAGAAGTTAGTGTTGAATCTG AAAATTATGTCCAAGCTGTGGAGGAGTTTCAGGCTTGCCTAAACCTGCAGGAGCAGTACCTGGAAGCCCATGATCGACTGCTTGCAGAGACCCACTACCAGCTGGGCTTGGCCTATGGGTACAACTCTCAGTATGATGAAGCCGTGACACAGTTCAGCAAGTCTATTGAAGTCATTGAGAAGAGAATGG CTGTACTGAATGAGCAGATGAAGGAGGCCGAAGGATCACCTGCtgaatatgagaaagaaattgAGGAGCTGAAGGAGCTGCTCccagaaattaaagagaagataGAGGATGCAAAGGAGTCCCAGCGGAGCGGGAATGTAGCTGAACTGGCTCTGAAAGCAACTCTG GTGGAAAGCTCGACTTCGGGTTTTACTCCGAGCGGAGGAGGCTCTTCCGTCGCCATG ATTGCCAGCAGAAAGCCAGCTGATGGTGCTTCCTCATCAAACTGTGTGACTGATATTTCCCATCTTGTCAGAAAGAAG AGGAAACCAGAGGAAGAGAGCCCTCGGAAAGATGATGCAAAGAAAGCCAAACAAGAACCAGAGGTGAATGGAGGCAGCGGGGATGCTGTCTCCAGTGGAACCGAAGTTTCGGAAAACATGGAG GCTGAGAATCAGGCTGAGAGCCGGGCAGCAGTGGAGGGGACAGTGGAGGCCGGAGCCACAGTTGAGAGCACTGCGTGTTAA